A region from the Branchiostoma lanceolatum isolate klBraLanc5 chromosome 2, klBraLanc5.hap2, whole genome shotgun sequence genome encodes:
- the LOC136427869 gene encoding secretory carrier-associated membrane protein 1-like isoform X6, which translates to MSDYDSNPFADPEAGNPFQDPSVTQVTGAAQQNFTEEFNPFAEQDRTTAAAGKTNPVVPPPQKPQPAPQPAVMRPTEEPPAYSPSAAQQAQGPAVPTNEDLIKRQEELERKAAELQRKEREMAAGTYNARANNWPPVPSWCPVGPCFYQDIAVDIPLEFQRTVKMMYYLWMFHAVTLFLNVLGSLAYFCSTGTSSAGITFGLAIFYLILFTPCSFLCWYRPLYKAFRSDSSFNFFVFFFIFFFQFVVHVIQAVGIGGWGTCGWINGITAVTQNPGVGAIMLIIAAFFTISAVLSIIFLKKVHSLYRTTGASFEKAQAEFTEGVVTNRGVQSAAGQFGAAAAKGAARGAMSGASGNQM; encoded by the exons ATGTCGGACTACGACAGTAACCCGTTTGCGGACCCGGAGGCGGGCAATCCTTTCCAG GATCCGTCAGTGACCCAGGTGACCGGTGCCGCCCAGCAAAACTTCACTGAGGAGTTCAACCCTTTTGCTGAGCAGGATCGTACCACT GCTGCTGCAGGGAAGACCAACCCTGTGGTCCCCCCTCCCCAGAAACCCCAGCCAGCCCCGCAGCCTGCCGTCATGAGACCCACAGAAGAGCCCCCTGCCTACTCACCCAGCGCTGCACAG CAAGCCCAAGGACCTGCAGTTCCCACCAATGAAGACCTTATCAAGCGACAAGAG GAACTGGAAAGAAAAGCAGCAGAGTTGCAGAGAAAAGAGAGAGAAATGGCAGCTGGCACATACAACG CTCGAGCAAACAACTGGCCACCCGTGCCATCCTGGTGTCCAGTAGGGCCGTGTTTCTATCAGGATATCGCTGTAGATATTCCTCTAGAGTTCCAGCGCACTGTCAAAATGATGTACTACTTGTGGATGT TCCACGCGGTGACGTTGTTCCTAAACGTGCTGGGATCGCTGGCGTATTTCTGCTCGACAGGGACCAGTTCCGCTGGCATCACCTTTGGCTTAGCCATTTTCTACCTGATTCTGTTCACCCCTTGTTCCTTCCTTTGCTGGTACCGGCCGCTCTACAAGGCCTTCAG GAGTGACAGCTCCTTCAACTTCTTTgtgttcttcttcatcttcttcttccaaTTCGTGGTCCATGTGATCCAGGCTGTGGGCATCGGTGGATGGGGAACTTG TGGTTGGATTAATGGCATTACGGCAGTCACCCAGAACCCTGGTGTCGGAGCCATCATGCTGATCATAGCCGCCTTCTTCACCATATCCGCTGTTCTCAGCATTATTTTTCTCAAGAAG GTGCACAGCCTGTACCGTACGACAGGTGCCAGCTTCGAGAAGGCGCAGGCAGAGTTCACCGAGGGCGTGGTGACCAACCGCGGGGTCCAGAGCGCTGCTGGGCAGTTCGGCGCGGCCGCGGCGAAGGGCGCAGCCAGGGGCGCCATGTCGGGCGCGTCTGGGAACCAGATGTAG
- the LOC136427869 gene encoding secretory carrier-associated membrane protein 1-like isoform X3, whose protein sequence is MSDYDSNPFADPEAGNPFQDPSVTQVTGAAQQNFTEEFNPFAEQDRTTAAAGKTNPVVPPPQKPQPAPQPAVMRPTEEPPAYSPSAAQQAQGPAVPTNEDLIKRQEELERKAAELQRKEREMAAGTYNARANNWPPVPSWCPVGPCFYQDIAVDIPLEFQRTVKMMYYLWMFHAVTLFLNVLGSLAYFCSTGTSSAGITFGLAIFYLILFTPCSFLCWYRPLYKAFRSDSSFNFFVFFFIFFFQFVVHVIQAVGIGGWGTCGLINGLMLVGSGSRDDDKGDLTIGVLMITVGCLFASCAIMDMLLLKKVHSLYRTTGASFEKAQAEFTEGVVTNRGVQSAAGQFGAAAAKGAARGAMSGASGNQM, encoded by the exons ATGTCGGACTACGACAGTAACCCGTTTGCGGACCCGGAGGCGGGCAATCCTTTCCAG GATCCGTCAGTGACCCAGGTGACCGGTGCCGCCCAGCAAAACTTCACTGAGGAGTTCAACCCTTTTGCTGAGCAGGATCGTACCACT GCTGCTGCAGGGAAGACCAACCCTGTGGTCCCCCCTCCCCAGAAACCCCAGCCAGCCCCGCAGCCTGCCGTCATGAGACCCACAGAAGAGCCCCCTGCCTACTCACCCAGCGCTGCACAG CAAGCCCAAGGACCTGCAGTTCCCACCAATGAAGACCTTATCAAGCGACAAGAG GAACTGGAAAGAAAAGCAGCAGAGTTGCAGAGAAAAGAGAGAGAAATGGCAGCTGGCACATACAACG CTCGAGCAAACAACTGGCCACCCGTGCCATCCTGGTGTCCAGTAGGGCCGTGTTTCTATCAGGATATCGCTGTAGATATTCCTCTAGAGTTCCAGCGCACTGTCAAAATGATGTACTACTTGTGGATGT TCCACGCGGTGACGTTGTTCCTAAACGTGCTGGGATCGCTGGCGTATTTCTGCTCGACAGGGACCAGTTCCGCTGGCATCACCTTTGGCTTAGCCATTTTCTACCTGATTCTGTTCACCCCTTGTTCCTTCCTTTGCTGGTACCGGCCGCTCTACAAGGCCTTCAG GAGTGACAGCTCCTTCAACTTCTTTgtgttcttcttcatcttcttcttccaaTTCGTGGTCCATGTGATCCAGGCTGTGGGCATCGGTGGATGGGGAACTTG CGGTCTAATCAATGGCCTGATGCTGGTTGGGTCAGGCAGTAGGGATGACGACAAAGGGGACCTGACCATTGGCGTGCTCATGATCACCGTGGGCTGTCTCTTTGCCTCGTGTGCTATCATGGACATGCTCTTGCTTAAAAAG GTGCACAGCCTGTACCGTACGACAGGTGCCAGCTTCGAGAAGGCGCAGGCAGAGTTCACCGAGGGCGTGGTGACCAACCGCGGGGTCCAGAGCGCTGCTGGGCAGTTCGGCGCGGCCGCGGCGAAGGGCGCAGCCAGGGGCGCCATGTCGGGCGCGTCTGGGAACCAGATGTAG
- the LOC136427869 gene encoding secretory carrier-associated membrane protein 1-like isoform X2: MSDYDSNPFADPEAGNPFQDPSVTQVTGAAQQNFTEEFNPFAEQDRTTAAAGKTNPVVPPPQKPQPAPQPAVMRPTEEPPAYSPSAAQQAQGPAVPTNEDLIKRQEELERKAAELQRKEREMAAGTYNARANNWPPVPSWCPVGPCFYQDIAVDIPLEFQRTVKMMYYLWMFHAVTLVLNLLMMVAYVAAMGVDLTAGIGLGVAILFTLLFPPCSFCCWFRPLYKAFRSDSSFNFFVFFFIFFFQFVVHVIQAVGIGGWGTCGLINGLMLVGSGSRDDDKGDLTIGVLMITVGCLFASCAIMDMLLLKKVHSLYRTTGASFEKAQAEFTEGVVTNRGVQSAAGQFGAAAAKGAARGAMSGASGNQM, translated from the exons ATGTCGGACTACGACAGTAACCCGTTTGCGGACCCGGAGGCGGGCAATCCTTTCCAG GATCCGTCAGTGACCCAGGTGACCGGTGCCGCCCAGCAAAACTTCACTGAGGAGTTCAACCCTTTTGCTGAGCAGGATCGTACCACT GCTGCTGCAGGGAAGACCAACCCTGTGGTCCCCCCTCCCCAGAAACCCCAGCCAGCCCCGCAGCCTGCCGTCATGAGACCCACAGAAGAGCCCCCTGCCTACTCACCCAGCGCTGCACAG CAAGCCCAAGGACCTGCAGTTCCCACCAATGAAGACCTTATCAAGCGACAAGAG GAACTGGAAAGAAAAGCAGCAGAGTTGCAGAGAAAAGAGAGAGAAATGGCAGCTGGCACATACAACG CTCGAGCAAACAACTGGCCACCCGTGCCATCCTGGTGTCCAGTAGGGCCGTGTTTCTATCAGGATATCGCTGTAGATATTCCTCTAGAGTTCCAGCGCACTGTCAAAATGATGTACTACTTGTGGATGT TCCATGCGGTCACCTTAGTTCTCAACCTTCTCATGATGGTCGCGTACGTGGCAGCAATGGGGGTGGACCTCACCGCGGGAATCGGCCTGGGGGTGGCAATCCTCTTTACGCTACTCTTCCCGCCTTGTTCGTTTTGCTGCTGGTTCCGTCCGCTTTACAAGGCCTTCAG GAGTGACAGCTCCTTCAACTTCTTTgtgttcttcttcatcttcttcttccaaTTCGTGGTCCATGTGATCCAGGCTGTGGGCATCGGTGGATGGGGAACTTG CGGTCTAATCAATGGCCTGATGCTGGTTGGGTCAGGCAGTAGGGATGACGACAAAGGGGACCTGACCATTGGCGTGCTCATGATCACCGTGGGCTGTCTCTTTGCCTCGTGTGCTATCATGGACATGCTCTTGCTTAAAAAG GTGCACAGCCTGTACCGTACGACAGGTGCCAGCTTCGAGAAGGCGCAGGCAGAGTTCACCGAGGGCGTGGTGACCAACCGCGGGGTCCAGAGCGCTGCTGGGCAGTTCGGCGCGGCCGCGGCGAAGGGCGCAGCCAGGGGCGCCATGTCGGGCGCGTCTGGGAACCAGATGTAG
- the LOC136427869 gene encoding secretory carrier-associated membrane protein 1-like isoform X5: protein MSDYDSNPFADPEAGNPFQDPSVTQVTGAAQQNFTEEFNPFAEQDRTTAAAGKTNPVVPPPQKPQPAPQPAVMRPTEEPPAYSPSAAQQAQGPAVPTNEDLIKRQEELERKAAELQRKEREMAAGTYNARANNWPPVPSWCPVGPCFYQDIAVDIPLEFQRTVKMMYYLWMFHAVTLVLNLLMMVAYVAAMGVDLTAGIGLGVAILFTLLFPPCSFCCWFRPLYKAFRSDSSFNFFVFFFIFFFQFVVHVIQAVGIGGWGTCGWINGITAVTQNPGVGAIMLIIAAFFTISAVLSIIFLKKVHSLYRTTGASFEKAQAEFTEGVVTNRGVQSAAGQFGAAAAKGAARGAMSGASGNQM from the exons ATGTCGGACTACGACAGTAACCCGTTTGCGGACCCGGAGGCGGGCAATCCTTTCCAG GATCCGTCAGTGACCCAGGTGACCGGTGCCGCCCAGCAAAACTTCACTGAGGAGTTCAACCCTTTTGCTGAGCAGGATCGTACCACT GCTGCTGCAGGGAAGACCAACCCTGTGGTCCCCCCTCCCCAGAAACCCCAGCCAGCCCCGCAGCCTGCCGTCATGAGACCCACAGAAGAGCCCCCTGCCTACTCACCCAGCGCTGCACAG CAAGCCCAAGGACCTGCAGTTCCCACCAATGAAGACCTTATCAAGCGACAAGAG GAACTGGAAAGAAAAGCAGCAGAGTTGCAGAGAAAAGAGAGAGAAATGGCAGCTGGCACATACAACG CTCGAGCAAACAACTGGCCACCCGTGCCATCCTGGTGTCCAGTAGGGCCGTGTTTCTATCAGGATATCGCTGTAGATATTCCTCTAGAGTTCCAGCGCACTGTCAAAATGATGTACTACTTGTGGATGT TCCATGCGGTCACCTTAGTTCTCAACCTTCTCATGATGGTCGCGTACGTGGCAGCAATGGGGGTGGACCTCACCGCGGGAATCGGCCTGGGGGTGGCAATCCTCTTTACGCTACTCTTCCCGCCTTGTTCGTTTTGCTGCTGGTTCCGTCCGCTTTACAAGGCCTTCAG GAGTGACAGCTCCTTCAACTTCTTTgtgttcttcttcatcttcttcttccaaTTCGTGGTCCATGTGATCCAGGCTGTGGGCATCGGTGGATGGGGAACTTG TGGTTGGATTAATGGCATTACGGCAGTCACCCAGAACCCTGGTGTCGGAGCCATCATGCTGATCATAGCCGCCTTCTTCACCATATCCGCTGTTCTCAGCATTATTTTTCTCAAGAAG GTGCACAGCCTGTACCGTACGACAGGTGCCAGCTTCGAGAAGGCGCAGGCAGAGTTCACCGAGGGCGTGGTGACCAACCGCGGGGTCCAGAGCGCTGCTGGGCAGTTCGGCGCGGCCGCGGCGAAGGGCGCAGCCAGGGGCGCCATGTCGGGCGCGTCTGGGAACCAGATGTAG
- the LOC136427869 gene encoding secretory carrier-associated membrane protein 1-like isoform X4: MSDYDSNPFADPEAGNPFQDPSVTQVTGAAQQNFTEEFNPFAEQDRTTAAAGKTNPVVPPPQKPQPAPQPAVMRPTEEPPAYSPSAAQQAQGPAVPTNEDLIKRQEELERKAAELQRKEREMAAGTYNARANNWPPVPSWCPVGPCFYQDIAVDIPLEFQRTVKMMYYLWMFHSITLILNSIMLIAYFATGIPGAYNGGVGLGLSFLYLAVLPICSFVCWYRPMYKAFRSDSSFNFFVFFFIFFFQFVVHVIQAVGIGGWGTCGWINGITAVTQNPGVGAIMLIIAAFFTISAVLSIIFLKKVHSLYRTTGASFEKAQAEFTEGVVTNRGVQSAAGQFGAAAAKGAARGAMSGASGNQM, translated from the exons ATGTCGGACTACGACAGTAACCCGTTTGCGGACCCGGAGGCGGGCAATCCTTTCCAG GATCCGTCAGTGACCCAGGTGACCGGTGCCGCCCAGCAAAACTTCACTGAGGAGTTCAACCCTTTTGCTGAGCAGGATCGTACCACT GCTGCTGCAGGGAAGACCAACCCTGTGGTCCCCCCTCCCCAGAAACCCCAGCCAGCCCCGCAGCCTGCCGTCATGAGACCCACAGAAGAGCCCCCTGCCTACTCACCCAGCGCTGCACAG CAAGCCCAAGGACCTGCAGTTCCCACCAATGAAGACCTTATCAAGCGACAAGAG GAACTGGAAAGAAAAGCAGCAGAGTTGCAGAGAAAAGAGAGAGAAATGGCAGCTGGCACATACAACG CTCGAGCAAACAACTGGCCACCCGTGCCATCCTGGTGTCCAGTAGGGCCGTGTTTCTATCAGGATATCGCTGTAGATATTCCTCTAGAGTTCCAGCGCACTGTCAAAATGATGTACTACTTGTGGATGT TCCATAGCATCACCCTGATTCTCAACTCAATTATGCTGATTGCGTACTTCGCCACGGGCATTCCCGGCGCATACAACGGAGGGGTGGGCCTGGGACTATCGTTCTTGTATCTCGCGGTTTTACCGATATGTTCCTTCGTTTGCTGGTATCGCCCAATGTACAAGGCCTTCAG GAGTGACAGCTCCTTCAACTTCTTTgtgttcttcttcatcttcttcttccaaTTCGTGGTCCATGTGATCCAGGCTGTGGGCATCGGTGGATGGGGAACTTG TGGTTGGATTAATGGCATTACGGCAGTCACCCAGAACCCTGGTGTCGGAGCCATCATGCTGATCATAGCCGCCTTCTTCACCATATCCGCTGTTCTCAGCATTATTTTTCTCAAGAAG GTGCACAGCCTGTACCGTACGACAGGTGCCAGCTTCGAGAAGGCGCAGGCAGAGTTCACCGAGGGCGTGGTGACCAACCGCGGGGTCCAGAGCGCTGCTGGGCAGTTCGGCGCGGCCGCGGCGAAGGGCGCAGCCAGGGGCGCCATGTCGGGCGCGTCTGGGAACCAGATGTAG
- the LOC136427869 gene encoding secretory carrier-associated membrane protein 1-like isoform X1: MSDYDSNPFADPEAGNPFQDPSVTQVTGAAQQNFTEEFNPFAEQDRTTAAAGKTNPVVPPPQKPQPAPQPAVMRPTEEPPAYSPSAAQQAQGPAVPTNEDLIKRQEELERKAAELQRKEREMAAGTYNARANNWPPVPSWCPVGPCFYQDIAVDIPLEFQRTVKMMYYLWMFHSITLILNSIMLIAYFATGIPGAYNGGVGLGLSFLYLAVLPICSFVCWYRPMYKAFRSDSSFNFFVFFFIFFFQFVVHVIQAVGIGGWGTCGLINGLMLVGSGSRDDDKGDLTIGVLMITVGCLFASCAIMDMLLLKKVHSLYRTTGASFEKAQAEFTEGVVTNRGVQSAAGQFGAAAAKGAARGAMSGASGNQM; this comes from the exons ATGTCGGACTACGACAGTAACCCGTTTGCGGACCCGGAGGCGGGCAATCCTTTCCAG GATCCGTCAGTGACCCAGGTGACCGGTGCCGCCCAGCAAAACTTCACTGAGGAGTTCAACCCTTTTGCTGAGCAGGATCGTACCACT GCTGCTGCAGGGAAGACCAACCCTGTGGTCCCCCCTCCCCAGAAACCCCAGCCAGCCCCGCAGCCTGCCGTCATGAGACCCACAGAAGAGCCCCCTGCCTACTCACCCAGCGCTGCACAG CAAGCCCAAGGACCTGCAGTTCCCACCAATGAAGACCTTATCAAGCGACAAGAG GAACTGGAAAGAAAAGCAGCAGAGTTGCAGAGAAAAGAGAGAGAAATGGCAGCTGGCACATACAACG CTCGAGCAAACAACTGGCCACCCGTGCCATCCTGGTGTCCAGTAGGGCCGTGTTTCTATCAGGATATCGCTGTAGATATTCCTCTAGAGTTCCAGCGCACTGTCAAAATGATGTACTACTTGTGGATGT TCCATAGCATCACCCTGATTCTCAACTCAATTATGCTGATTGCGTACTTCGCCACGGGCATTCCCGGCGCATACAACGGAGGGGTGGGCCTGGGACTATCGTTCTTGTATCTCGCGGTTTTACCGATATGTTCCTTCGTTTGCTGGTATCGCCCAATGTACAAGGCCTTCAG GAGTGACAGCTCCTTCAACTTCTTTgtgttcttcttcatcttcttcttccaaTTCGTGGTCCATGTGATCCAGGCTGTGGGCATCGGTGGATGGGGAACTTG CGGTCTAATCAATGGCCTGATGCTGGTTGGGTCAGGCAGTAGGGATGACGACAAAGGGGACCTGACCATTGGCGTGCTCATGATCACCGTGGGCTGTCTCTTTGCCTCGTGTGCTATCATGGACATGCTCTTGCTTAAAAAG GTGCACAGCCTGTACCGTACGACAGGTGCCAGCTTCGAGAAGGCGCAGGCAGAGTTCACCGAGGGCGTGGTGACCAACCGCGGGGTCCAGAGCGCTGCTGGGCAGTTCGGCGCGGCCGCGGCGAAGGGCGCAGCCAGGGGCGCCATGTCGGGCGCGTCTGGGAACCAGATGTAG
- the LOC136427871 gene encoding protein FAM184A-like, producing MASGAGMSWQYYTTNSRHGNVPTAQNGQIGGDIPPELHLKMSKKIAQLTKVIYALNTKNDEHELEVSRIKEAHKDELQQLMAEMQGKIELYRSKIGSELDMRRQIESLESTISEHERIKRQAITEFEIFKQNSEEKERHIRSEHSQQLANLARQLETAQKEFQAQLKSFQQQQQAAIADKETSLQELRSVYQRQVDEILNKQRSQTSELAGEKEKVQQEMEQQILKLRQDCDNLEAQNRQVAHEYEDKISKQKALFEKELLVLQGQLNEAQNSQLSSQENEGKLKSQMSKHVAELTNKVSQLTQEIAIRDEDIRKHANDLWQTKTQLTGKDKHITKLSEELNAARGEAATMLGKVKELEGEVATLAQRCESQGQDMIQKASLLSTLEELRLTNANKIRDLQQELQRTNDRSKWLEEQCNGLKDQTQTTAQKQNSQIASLEKSLESLSLEKQQLGEEHAKEVLRLQKEAEELQNRLLAEHAAKMNELERQHLAAMAAAREHWEREMSSLQRDLQDKMSLEVGKLSQEKSVVESELDQLTSDLSHKLTFSEREADRLRKLVEESQSGLGTATSQINMLRETSAKLQEEVVGARSQLNNAKQTIENLRKDLEMAKNEHQTALSRAHQDHMAQLKSTAAELENSWIGRMQNAQEQLKRQLEQQYTEERKGAVQHVNDIRMQEMEEARKSWQSKLNDLTRQLTEYKTQYEAITAQSAAEKDATKRWAEQEKDRLQKELDSIIEKHQGKISAMEAEHQNMVSELSRQKEEELKALQEKLSASQASALSAEREQHQQALVSVREQAQVSLQTEVSKVKEMLGRDMDNLRMELAHMHAAELEELNRGHRAQLQAARMELERAMQISQRQQQESDMKISELQENLQQKTTNVENLQRQMHGLDSSVSSLRKELDVKGQEILRVRSETNQIMYHRENELRQQHQIDIDNLTAEHLRETQSMLGDFNRAQELLKDKISALQIKLEEAEDRFQRRESRPEDMEMIKNLREALSSRELEMKKLIEEKRYYQLELVNRETNYNKVFSAMGPNVGVMNPLATKRKKTEKTGPTRFESAPNLMALGGPPRLDPLPGSSSPTNDFFHAGGGKVLPVPSPPKQPKKFLQ from the coding sequence ATGGCGAGCGGAGCAGGGATGTCGTGGCAATACTACACCACGAACTCCCGCCATGGGAACGTCCCCACCGCCCAGAACGGGCAGATCGGTGGGGACATTCCGCCTGAGCTACACCTCAAAATGTCCAAGAAGATCGCCCAGCTGACCAAAGTCATCTACGCCCTCAACACCAAGAACGACGAACACGAGCTCGAAGTGTCCAGGATCAAGGAGGCCCACAAGGACGAGCTCCAACAGCTCATGGCAGAGATGCAGGGAAAAATCGAGCTCTATAGGAGCAAGATTGGCAGCGAGCTGGACATGCGGCGTCAGATCGAATCACTTGAGTCCACCATCTCCGAACACGAGAGAATCAAGCGCCAGGCCATCACGGAGTTTGAGATATTCAAGCAGAACAGTGAAGAGAAGGAGCGTCACATAAGATCGGAACATTCGCAGCAGCTGGCGAACCTGGCCAGACAGCTGGAGACAGCGCAGAAGGAGTTCCAGGCACAGCTGAAAAGTTTCCAGCAACAGCAGCAAGCCGCCATCGCAGATAAGGAGACCTCCCTGCAGGAGTTAAGGTCAGTGTACCAGAGACAGGTGGATGAGATACTCAACAAGCAGCGTTCACAGACCTCCGAACTCGCGGGAGAGAAGGAGAAAGTCCAACAGGAGATGGAGCAACAGATCCTCAAGCTGAGACAGGATTGTGACAATCTCGAGGCCCAGAACAGGCAAGTTGCTCATGAGTATGAGGACAAGATCTCAAAGCAGAAGGCTCTCTTTGAGAAAGAGCTATTGGTTCTCCAGGGACAACTGAATGAAGCACAAAACAGTCAGTTGAGTTCACAGGAAAACGAAGGGAAGTTGAAATCTCAGATGAGCAAGCATGTCGCTGAGTTGACCAACAAAGTGTCTCAGCTCACGCAGGAGATTGCCATCCGGGATGAAGACATTAGGAAACATGCCAACGACCTCTGGCAGACGAAAACACAGCTGACAGGGAAGGACAAACATATCACGAAGCTGAGTGAAGAATTGAATGCTGCAAGGGGCGAGGCAGCCACCATGCTGGGTAAGGTGAAGGAACTGGAAGGTGAAGTAGCCACACTTGCACAGAGGTGTGAGAGTCAGGGGCAAGACATGATCCAGAAAGCCTCTCTCCTCAGTACTCTGGAAGAGCTACGTCTCACCAACGCGAACAAAATCAGAGATTTGCAACAAGAGTTGCAGAGGACTAACGATCGGTCAAAGTGGCTGGAAGAACAATGCAACGGCCTCAAAGACCAGACCCAAACAACGGCCCAGAAACAGAACTCGCAGATAGCATCTCTTGAGAAGTCCCTGGAAAGCCTGTCCCTCGAGAAGCAACAACTCGGGGAAGAGCATGCCAAGGAAGTGCTGAGGCTGCAAAAGGAGGCAGAAGAGCTGCAGAACAGACTTCTGGCTGAGCATGCTGCCAAGATGAATGAGTTGGAGAGACAACATCTCGCTGCCATGGCTGCTGCTCGTGAACACTGGGAGAGAGAAATGAGCAGTTTGCAGAGAGACCTTCAGGACAAGATGAGTCTTGAAGTTGGCAAACTGTCCCAGGAAAAGAGTGTTGTGGAGTCTGAGTTAGAccagttgacctctgacctctcccacAAACTCACTTTCTCGGAGAGAGAAGCGGACAGGCTACGCAAGCTCGTGGAGGAGAGTCAGAGTGGCCTGGGTACAGCCACGTCTCAGATCAACATGCTGAGGGAAACGTCAGCAAAGTTGCAAGAGGAGGTTGTTGGGGCTCGCTCACAGCTGAACAATGCCAAACAGACCATCGAAAACTTGAGAAAAGACCTGGAAATGGCCAAGAATGAGCACCAGACGGCCCTGAGCCGGGCCCACCAGGATCACATGGCTCAGCTGAAGTCTACCGCAGCCGAGCTGGAAAACAGCTGGATCGGGCGGATGCAGAACGCCCAAGAACAGCTGAAACGCCAGCTTGAGCAGCAATACACGGAGGAGAGAAAGGGGGCAGTGCAGCACGTCAACGACATACGCATGCAGGAGATGGAAGAAGCTCGCAAGAGCTGGCAGTCAAAGCTGAACGACCTCACCCGGCAGCTCACAGAGTATAAGACACAGTATGAGGCCATAACGGCTCAGTCAGCGGCCGAAAAGGATGCCACAAAACGCTGGGCAGAGCAGGAGAAGGACAGGCTACAAAAAGAGCTAGACAGCATCATAGAAAAACACCAGGGGAAAATTTCTGCCATGGAGGCAGAGCATCAGAACATGGTCTCCGAGTTGTCCAGGCAGAAAGAGGAAGAGCTGAAAGCCTTGCAAGAGAAGCTCAGTGCTTCCCAGGCATCTGCTCTGTCTGCTGAGAGAGAACAACATCAGCAGGCTCTGGTGTCTGTCAGGGAACAGGCACAGGTTTCACTGCAGACTGAAGTCTCCAAAGTGAAGGAGATGTTAGGTCGAGACATGGACAACCTGCGCATGGAACTCGCTCACATGCACGCCGCTGAGCTGGAAGAGTTGAACCGCGGGCACCGCGCCCAGCTGCAGGCCGCCCGTATGGAACTGGAACGTGCCATGCAGATCAGCCAACGGCAGCAGCAGGAGAGCGACATGAAGATCTCCGAACTACAGGAAAATCTGCAGCAGAAGACCACCAACGTGGAAAACCTACAACGGCAAATGCACGGCCTGGATAGCAGCGTCAGCAGCCTGCGTAAAGAGCTTGACGTTAAAGGACAAGAAATCCTGCGCGTACgtagtgaaacaaatcaaatcatgTACCATCGCGAGAACGAACTGAGACAGCAACATCAAATAGACATTGACAATCTCACTGCCGAGCACCTTCGAGAGACTCAGTCCATGCTCGGAGACTTCAACCGAGCACAAGAACTTCTCAAAGACAAGATCTCGGCCCTCCAAATCAAACTTGAAGAGGCAGAGGACAGATTCCAAAGGAGAGAGTCTCGTCCTGAAGACATGGAGATGATTAAGAACTTGAGAGAAGCGCTGAGCAGTCGTGAACTGGAGATGAAGAAGTTGATTGAGGAGAAGCGGTACTACCAACTAGAACTGGTGAACAGGGAGACTAATTATAACAAGGTGTTTAGCGCCATGGGTCCAAACGTAGGGGTAATGAATCCACTAGCCACAAAGAGAAAGAAGACTGAGAAAACCGGGCCTACCAGGTTCGAAAGTGCACCAAATTTGATGGCACTAGGGGGTCCGCCTAGGTTAGACCCTCTCCCTGGGTCCTCCTCCCCCACAAATGACTTTTTCCATGCAGGAGGAGGTAAAGTGTTGCCAGTACCGTCTCCCCCCAAGCAGCCAAaaaagtttttgcagtga